A window of the Lactuca sativa cultivar Salinas chromosome 5, Lsat_Salinas_v11, whole genome shotgun sequence genome harbors these coding sequences:
- the LOC111910346 gene encoding auxin-binding protein ABP19a: MIHILLLLSLFTFTTHAAVQDFCVADVKFPESPAGYACKPATVVTVDDFVSTGLRASGNLSNIIKAAVTPAFAAQLPGVNGLGISIARLDLAPGGVVPMHTHPGGSELLLVTQGFIKAGFISSANTVYVKTLQKGDLMVFPQGLLHFQVNAGGVTAVAFASFSSATPGLQILDFALFANDLPSSLVEATTFLDDATVKKLKAVLGGTG, from the coding sequence ATGATCCACATTCTCTTACTCCTTTCTCTCTTCACCTTCACCACTCACGCAGCAGTCCAAGACTTCTGTGTCGCAGACGTAAAATTCCCAGAAAGCCCCGCTGGATATGCCTGCAAACCAGCCACAGTAGTCACAGTTGATGACTTTGTATCCACAGGCCTTCGTGCTTCAGGAAACCTTTCCAACATCATCAAAGCCGCTGTCACTCCAGCATTCGCTGCCCAGCTGCCCGGAGTCAACGGGCTCGGGATCTCCATTGCCCGGTTGGACTTAGCCCCGGGTGGTGTGGTCCCAATGCACACCCACCCAGGTGGGTCCGAGCTTTTACTGGTGACCCAAGGGTTCATCAAGGCTGGGTTTATCTCATCGGCTAACACTGTTTATGTCAAGACTTTACAGAAGGGTGATCTTATGGTGTTCCCACAAGGGCTGTTGCATTTTCAAGTTAATGCTGGTGGGGTGACAGCTGTTGCATTTGCGAGCTTCAGTAGCGCGACACCTGGCTTACAGATTCTTGATTTTGCTTTGTTTGCAAATGATTTGCCTTCTTCGTTGGTGGAGGCGACTACCTTCCTTGATGATGCTACAGTGAAGAAGCTTAAGGCTGTTCTTGGTGGAACTGGCTAA